ATCACAGTATTGTGGCCAGCCACGATGCAAACTCTCGAATGCAATTACTCTCTAATAATACAACAATCAATAATCTATTCTGAGCCCCGACTAGCCCGCTTCATCCGTCTTCGTTTCCGTCGACAGGAGTCAATCGCCTCGGGCGTCAAGATCTCCGGCGGTAGGTCAAAGTCTTGCTCTTCCATCTCCGGAACAGGATAGCCAAAGGCAAATCGGGTCCGGCCCTTCCTATGCGCCGACAGCGCCGTGTCCCGCAGGTGGCGCTTGGCATAGAACGAGGTAAATGGTTTCTTATCATCTACGGGAGGTGGTAGGTGTTGCGGCATCTCCGGTTCCATGGGCTTGGTTTTCTTCCGTGCTTCTGACGCCGTTGATTTGGGTTTCTTCCCGGCTGTCGCGGACCGAGCTTCCTGGATTAATTGGCGGGCGGCCCAGGCGTCTACATCATTGATATCCGGCGGCTCGCTGTAGCTTGGGACATCCGATAGCGATACACTAGGGGAGTCTTCCGCTTCGGAGTCTGGGATCCCAGGGCCCTGGTTATGCTGTAGTTGTTGTGTCGAACTGTCCTGGCCTTCTGCAGTCGCAATTGATGCAGGattggcggcggcggcggcggcagccttctccttctctacCTTGCgtcgcttctcttcttctttccagaTCTTGAATTTCTGGATCAAGGCGGATATTTCCTTAATGAAGTAGTCTCGTTTGGGTTCatattgtttcttttcctggtcGGATAATAGACCTGTGATTCCCATTACGCGCAGCCAGTCGTGATTCTGTAACTCGTCTAGTAGACGATCCAGCTGTTGTTTCTCATGTTGGGCTCGTTCGCGCTCAATATTCCGCAACTGTTTTTCTTGTCGTTCGTTTCGTCGATGGGCCTTGAAGTATGTTCCCTCATTCAGTGGATCTTCTTCGGGCGTATCGCTCAGTTCACTTGGTTGCGGTTCGGGGAGACTGATTGACTCGCAATTGTGTAACTTAAGTAAAGGATTCCCAAAAGGGGTGTCTGTGTCGGGTGCGGGGAGATCTGACGAGGAGATAGGGGATTCGGAGTGATCATCGATTAACTTGATCGCGGTATGGGCCGCAAGGAACTCTAGAAGCGAGTTAGTCTGTAGCTCTCAGAAGCTTGGCAAGCAATGGAGCATACCCGTCTTCGGCGGCTCTAAGCTCAGCAATTGTTCGTAGTTGGGGAAATACAGGGCCAGCTCGCTTCTCGCTCTGGAACCCCCATCGTGCGAACGAAGCGATCGGCGCTCTCGCACGGCCGGTGTGGTTTGCGCTGATGTTGGTTGTTGCGACGGAGTCGCGGTCTTCTCGTTGGGCGACTCCGCCGGCTGAGAGGGCGCCTGGACCCGATTCTGTGTGGCCGACTCCGGAGGAGGATCCAAATCAGCAACACGGCGTCTGCGAGTCGAGGgggtagtagtggtggtaggAGTAGCTTTCGCGAAATAACGTCTAATATCCGTGGTCGCGGGAGAAATGGTATCTAGGGGATCAGGCGATTCGCGCGAGAGGAGCGAGGGGGCGGCGGCGGGGGACTCATTGCGGTGAAGTCGGAGATGCGTAGCGTGTGGGGTGTCGGAGGGCGGATGATGATGGGAGGAGGGCGAGAGAAGCGGTCGGCGCGCAGAGGAACGCCGCGGAAGGGAAGAGGGGGCGCGCCGGATGTGAGCGACTTTATTATTTGGGGTGGCCTTGGAGGGACTGTCCACAGTCGTCGTATCCAGTAAGTCAGGGGAGCTCTTGCGCCGACGAGatgagggaggaggaggattcaGACGAGGGCGTTTCGACGGAGATGGTCGATTGTCGTCGTGGTCGTTGGGGGGTTCTTCTTGTCGCACAGAAACGCGCAGAGACGACCGAACAGCCATGACGGTCGAGGTCATTGAGGATTTCAATGGCGGAAATTGACGGCAGGCAAGGTCGGTCTCATTCCCCCTGTCCCAAGCCAGAAACCTCGCTTTCATCCAGATCTTCAGGgtgttttttctttgtttctctcgtTGGGGAAGTTTGGACGCTGCGGTCGCGCTGTTTGGGATGCTCTGTGACCCGTCATTACCGTATTCTATTCTTGGCGACTCCCTCTTTCCGGCCATTTCCCTCCAAGATGAGGAATGCAGGAAGTGTTAGTGAGGTATGGTATGTATGGCTGTTCAAAAATACAGTATTAGAACCGAACGGTACAGCAAAGCAGCTCCTGATCTTCCATTGCAAATTAATTTTGGCTTTAATATTCATGAGTctattcattcattcaatcattcattcattcccaTAGCTATTCTTCATACCTcccatcaatcaatcactgCAAAGGTCTTTTCACGGAGAACGTACAACAATCCCTATTTATCTCGGCAATTCCAGTGTCGCATTCATACTACTAAGAAAAATGATGTTGTCAACTCCTCCTCTCGGACTTTATTCCGACGCTCGTCCTTTTCCCTGATCATAATCCA
This Aspergillus flavus chromosome 1, complete sequence DNA region includes the following protein-coding sequences:
- a CDS encoding something about silencing, SAS, complex subunit 4-domain-containing protein: MAGKRESPRIEYGNDGSQSIPNSATAASKLPQREKQRKNTLKIWMKARFLAWDRGNETDLACRQFPPLKSSMTSTVMAVRSSLRVSVRQEEPPNDHDDNRPSPSKRPRLNPPPPSSRRRKSSPDLLDTTTVDSPSKATPNNKVAHIRRAPSSLPRRSSARRPLLSPSSHHHPPSDTPHATHLRLHRNESPAAAPSLLSRESPDPLDTISPATTDIRRYFAKATPTTTTTPSTRRRRVADLDPPPESATQNRVQAPSQPAESPNEKTATPSQQPTSAQTTPAVRERRSLRSHDGGSRARSELALYFPNYEQLLSLEPPKTEFLAAHTAIKLIDDHSESPISSSDLPAPDTDTPFGNPLLKLHNCESISLPEPQPSELSDTPEEDPLNEGTYFKAHRRNERQEKQLRNIERERAQHEKQQLDRLLDELQNHDWLRVMGITGLLSDQEKKQYEPKRDYFIKEISALIQKFKIWKEEEKRRKVEKEKAAAAAAANPASIATAEGQDSSTQQLQHNQGPGIPDSEAEDSPSVSLSDVPSYSEPPDINDVDAWAARQLIQEARSATAGKKPKSTASEARKKTKPMEPEMPQHLPPPVDDKKPFTSFYAKRHLRDTALSAHRKGRTRFAFGYPVPEMEEQDFDLPPEILTPEAIDSCRRKRRRMKRASRGSE